The following coding sequences lie in one Musa acuminata AAA Group cultivar baxijiao chromosome BXJ3-1, Cavendish_Baxijiao_AAA, whole genome shotgun sequence genomic window:
- the LOC135629687 gene encoding aldehyde oxidase GLOX-like produces MNRSVACPFLLFFLCLATASGGGRWELLQPSIGVSAMHMQLLSNDRVIVFDRTDFGPSNLSLPGGRCRNDPRDWTLTVDCTAHAAEYDVPSNAVRPLTVLTDPWCSSGTVSPDGRLIQTGGANDGERAVRYLDPCHDRLCDWEEDAAGLAAPRWYATNHVLPDGRAVVVGGRSQHNYEFVPKLGAADAGAVSLPFLRETRDAEYNNLYPFVYLNVDGNLFVFANNRAILLDYKTNSIVRTYPTVPDGHPRNYPSTGSSVLLPLQPSGSEAEVLICGGAPEGSFTKASTQKVFVGALNTCLRIRINDPSPSWSVETMPTPRVMGDMILLPSGDEVLIINGAAAGSSGWELGREPVLTPVSYRHGSPAGSRFDVKTPATIPRMYHSTAILLRDGRVLVGGSNPHAFYNFTGVDFPTDLSLEAYSPAYLEAANSNARPTVTWAGTPVELNYGKPFSLRFSVAAMSEKGVLVTMVAPSFATHSFSMNQRLLILESELAAAADAESSLYVVDAMAPSSTFMAPPGYYMVFVVNGGIPSEGVWVHIQH; encoded by the coding sequence ATGAATCGCTCGGTTGCATGtcctttcctcctcttcttcctctgccttGCTACCGCGTCCGGAGGAGGGCGATGGGAGCTTCTCCAACCCAGCATCGGCGTGTCGGCGATGCACATGCAGCTCTTGTCCAACGACCGCGTCATCGTCTTCGACCgcaccgactttggcccctccaacCTCTCCCTCCCCGGCGGCCGCTGCCGGAACGACCCCCGCGACTGGACCCTCACCGTCGACTGCACCGCCCACGCCGCCGAGTACGACGTGCCCTCCAACGCCGTCCGCCCGCTCACCGTCCTCACCGACCCCTGGTGCTCCTCCGGCACCGTCTCCCCCGACGGCCGCTTGATCCAGACCGGCGGCGCGAACGATGGCGAGCGCGCCGTCCGATACCTTGACCCCTGCCACGACCGCCTGTGCGACTGGGAGGAGGACGCGGCGGGCCTCGCGGCGCCGCGGTGGTACGCCACCAACCACGTCCTCCCCGACGGCCGCGCCGTCGTGGTCGGTGGCCGGTCGCAGCACAACTACGAGTTCGTTCCCAAGCTCGGCGCGGCCGACGCGGGCGCCGTCAGCCTGCCTTTCCTCCGAGAGACGCGCGACGCCGAGTACAACAACCTCTACCCCTTCGTCTACCTCAACGTCGACGGCAATCTCTTCGTCTTCGCCAACAACCGCGCCATCCTGCTCGACTACAAAACCAACAGCATCGTGAGGACGTACCCCACCGTGCCCGACGGTCACCCTCGCAACTACCCAAGCACCGGATCCTCCGTCCTCCTCCCGCTTCAGCCATCGGGCTCTGAAGCGGAGGTGCTGATCTGCGGTGGAGCACCCGAGGGCTCGTTCACGAAAGCCTCGACGCAGAAGGTGTTCGTGGGGGCTCTGAACACGTGCTTAAGGATCCGCATCAACGATCCCTCGCCGTCGTGGTCCGTGGAGACGATGCCGACGCCGAGGGTCATGGGCGACATGATCCTGCTCCCCAGCGGCGACGAGGTGCTCATCATCAACGGCGCAGCGGCTGGGAGCTCGGGGTGGGAACTCGGACGAGAGCCAGTCTTAACGCCGGTCAGCTACCGTCACGGCAGCCCGGCCGGCAGCCGCTTCGACGTGAAAACCCCGGCCACCATCCCCCGAATGTACCACTCCACCGCCATCCTGCTGCGCGATGGCCGGGTGCTCGTCGGCGGGAGCAACCCTCACGCGTTCTACAACTTCACCGGGGTCGACTTCCCGACGGACCTCAGCCTGGAGGCCTACTCACCGGCCTACCTGGAAGCAGCGAACTCTAACGCGCGACCCACGGTCACCTGGGCCGGTACTCCGGTAGAGTTGAACTACGGGAAGCCGTTCAGCCTGCGGTTCTCGGTGGCGGCCATGAGCGAGAAGGGCGTCCTGGTGACGATGGTGGCGCCGTCGTTCGCGACGCACTCCTTCTCCATGAACCAGAGGTTGCTGATCCTGGAGAGCGAACTGGCCGCGGCGGCCGACGCGGAGTCGTCACTGTACGTGGTGGACGCGATGGCGCCAAGCTCAACTTTCATGGCGCCGCCAGGCTATTATATGGTGTTCGTCGTCAACGGAGGGATCCCAAGCGAGGGAGTTTGGGTCCACATCCAACACTAG